The sequence CAAATTTAAGAGATAATTTACCAGTAGAAGATGCCTCTTGGTATGATGCCGTTGAATTTTGCGATCGCCTTAGTCAACATACAGGCAAACCTTACCGTCTGTGTAGCGAAGCCGAATGGGAATATGCTTGCCGTGCCGGTACTACTACACCCCAGAGGGGTTCGTCAGTCGCTCCTGGGGGAAACCCCCATGACCGCGCTGACTCACCATTTCATTTCGGCGAAACAATGACTACGGATTTAGGTAATACTCGTTGCGACGATACTTTTGCCGACGAACCACATGGAACAATAGAGCGTGGGCAAACAACACCCGTAGGTAGTTTGGGAGGAGCTAATAATTTTGGCTTATATGATATGCATGGAAACGTTTTGGAATGGTGTCTTGATGATTGGCACGATAATTACCAAGGTGCGCCGACAGATGGTAGCCCTTGGTTTGATAGTAACGAGCCTCTCGCTCAAAAACAAGGTGAAGCCGTGATGCGCTCTGGTAGCTGGAATTCAGTTTATCCAACCTGCCGTTCTGCGTCTCGCTCATATGGGGATAGAAAAGATAATGCTTTATGCAACAACGACTTACCTAACAAAGATTTTGGTTTTCGTATAGCCTGTGGAGTTGAGAATCTATCTGAAACTTTTTGATTACTCAGGAATGGCCGCAATTGTCACAGTACTCGGATGGTGCGTGACACTGAAAACCTTATTACTACGTTCGACATTACTCAAAGTGTCACAGTACCCTACAACAAAATTTGCCGCTTGCGTAAGTCCTATTACTGATAATACAATTTCTATAAAGAGATTATTTAATTCATACTTGTATAATTTATTCATAAATCGTGCAATTTGATCATCATTAATATAATCACTTCCTACATCTTCTCTAATAAGTTTCTCTTCTTAAACTGGCAAACAAACGGTAAAAACACTCCCTTCACTCAATTTGGAACGCACCGAAACTTTACCACCCATTCCTTCAACTAATGTCTTAACTATCGATAATCCCAAACCGGTTCCACCTGCACGGTTACGGGCTTCATCTACTCGGTAAAAACGCTCAAAAATGCGCGATTGATGTTGTAAAGGTATGCCATAACCGACATCACAAACTTGAACGCATCCTTCTTCCTCTTTGCGAGTTACCTTTAAAGTAATCGGCGTTCCGGCTTCGGAATATTTAACAGCATTGTCTATTAAGTTAAGCAATACCTGTTTAAGACGAGTATAGTCTGCTTTGACTTCGATTATCTCTGTTGAAGCTTCAACTTTAATATTTCTTTCGCTGCATTTATCCGCCATATCTACAACTTCGGTGACTACATCATTTAAAATGCAGTTTTCTATATTAAGATGCAAATTACCGTGGTCTGCTCTGGCTAATTCCAGTAAATCTTGTAATAAACCAATGGTATTGTCTGCTTCCGATGCCGCAGTTTCTAAAGCTTCTTTTTGGATTTCCGTTAAGTTTTGTTGTCTTCTTAATACACTTTGCAAGTATCCGTGGACAATTGTTAAGGGAGTGCGTAATTCATGAGACACGTTACTAACAAATTGTCGCTCTTTTTCCCAGGAATCGGAAAGACGAGCCAGCATCATATTACAAGTTTCAGCTAACTGTTTGACTTCGGTAGGTGCTTTCTCTAAATAAAGTTGTGCCTTTCCTAAATCGTCAGCAGAAATAACTTCTGTCATTTGACTTAACTGGCTTAAAGGCTTCAAAGAGCGCTTGACGTAAAATGCAATTGCCCCAGCCATAATTACAATTACAAAAATGCTAGTAGCACCCACACCCTGCATCATTGCCACAAACATAGTTTGGTCGCGGGTTATATCCTGAGCTACCGAAATATATCCGATTTGCTTGCCACTTATTTTTAAAGAATCGCTGCAAAATACAAAATAGCGATTGCCAAGTTGAATGACTTTAGGTTTGATTGGAATATTTTTTAAGGCAATTAATTGATTTTCTTGAGTTGGAGATGAGTTCATCAAAGTATTAGACTTTGCTAATATTTGATTCTCCGCACTTTCTACCCATAGGAAGGTATTGTTGGTATCTATATTTTTGATCGCTTGAGAAAGTGCTTGTTCCCGCGAAGCCATTTTGCTATAAAGTTCTGCATCGCGGGGTATCGTTGTGGCAATTTCTTCAATATTTTTCTTATGGTTCTCAATTAATATTTGCTGCATTCTCCAACCAGTCCAAGAAGCAAGGCTGCCCAAACCTAGAATTGAAAATGCTGCAACACCAGCCGTTAAACGTAATCTTAAAGAATTAAAGTCAAGTTTCATATATCAATTAGTTAATAGTAGTTAGTAGTTAGTTGCTAGGAGTTAATTGTTAGTTATTATAAAAAATCAAAAATTATAGTCTTGTTAAAAGTCTAAGGAGTAGTTAATTATCAGTTATCACTGTTCGCTGCTAACTGCTAACTGATAACTGATAACTGCAGGCTGCTCGCCATTAAGAGCAGGTTTTATTTACAAAGTCGCATTGGAAGACAAAAGGTTTCTGCCAACTCAAGGGAATTTCTAATAAATCTCTGACTCCTGTCATTCCTTGTCCGATAAATAGTAACAAAGCGAAAGTATTAACGGCTGTGTGGATAATACGCCACTTGTTGGACTTGTCGCGATAAATTTCCGGTACAATTGCTAACGAAAAAACCATTAGTAAAGAGGCAGCTATTCCATAATAGTAATGCGACCAATACCATTCATTTGTACGTCGAAAAACTCCATCTTGGCAACCCAATATAACTATACCCATTCCAGTTAAGGTTGCAAAAATTGCTCTCCACTTTTTCTCTTTAGCTTTGTAGAGAAATACCAAAGAAGCGATAGTGGCAGCAAATAACAAGAAGAGAAAAACTACTTGAAAAGGTGATTTGCTCAACAATTCTTGTTTGATAATATTTTCTACAATTGGGTGTCCTACACCGAGTAAAGTTAGCCCCACAACGGAACCCGTTAACCAATCTCCTAAGCGCTTATGCTCCGCACCTGAAACTGCGGGAATTTTACTTTTAACTTTAGCTTTGGTTTGTAAACGACGCTGACGCGCAGCCCAAGCAAGGTTTACTACATTACCGATGAGAGGAAATACAAAAACAACTGCGATCGCCGGATGTATGAGCGTAACAAAATCTGATAGTTCCATCTTCTTGTCTAAGCCTTGTAGTTAATGATTGAGGAGGAGCAATTGCAACAGTGTCTGTGGTTTTATGCTTTTAAAACTGCATAACCGAATGTAGCGTTAAACTTACGACACCAAATAGCTACAGATTTGAAGTTTGATACATCTACATTTTCCGGAACTTCATACTTTTGAGCGCCGTTTGTACTTTTCAAAGGAGCAATACTTACATAATCTGCTTCTTTAATTCCGGTAATTGGTAACTTGTCATCTTTGTGCAAAATTACAAATAAATCGGGGCCATTATCGGATTTAAATTTTTCATCAAATTGAATATATTTCTTACCGTTTTCGGTAACAATGCTGGCTGTTCCTTTGGTTGGATGTTCTGCGTCAATGAAAGCACCTGAAGACTTGACGTTACCAGCAGCAGGAGTTTCTGCAACCGTCTCTGCTTGTGGTTGATTTTCTGGCTGTTGCGATTGTGATTCTACGTTTGCACAACCTACACTTAACAAAGTAACGATACTTAGCACTGCTGCGTACTTGAATTTCATTGCGGTGTCCTCAAATTAGTCTATGAGTACACTTTAGGGCTTAGTTCTCATAGATAAATTAATAGAAGCTGAGAAGTTGTTGAAAATTAGACTAAATTTACAACTTTATTTCTAATCTTGTTTTAATCCTAAGTCATGAAAATAAACCTATAGTAATTTGTAGATTACAGCAATATCAATTTGAGTAACATTACTGAGGCAGAATAGCAGATACAGTCTTTTTTAAATTTCATTAACTAATATAACAAGGCACAAAGTTGGGATTTGAAACAGCCTTAAAAGCTTATCTAATAAATTTTAGCCAATATTTAGAACGTAATATTTAAAATCTTACATCTAATCATCTAACAGCCTTCAGGGTATAGCAATGACAATTACACAATCCAATCAAGCTAAATATCGACGCAATCTTCGCAAAAGTCAATTTAAAATCAGAATTGCAACTCTATTTTTGTCCGGCGTTGTCATACTATCAGCAATTATTGTTGCAGCTTGGTTTGCTGGGGAAGATAAAATCAACGCCATTTTTGCTCAAATAAACTTTTTACAGCGGAATCCACCAATGTGGTTGGAAGCACCAATGGTGACGGGTAAATATTTATTAGCCCCTACTGTGGCTTTATTGTTAACAGTTTGGGCTGTAATTAAAGCTTCTCCTCAACCCCGTGTTTGGTCGCGAAGATTGGTAGTAGGAATATTATTATTACTAACTGTTAGATATGTAGTATGGCGTTCTTTATCAACACTAAATTTAAATACTCCTTTGAATGGAGCATTTAGTTTAGGTTTATTCTGTTTGGAAATGTTGGTATTATGTAGCGCCACAATTCAGTTATTTTTAATGTTGAATGTAAAAGAACGCCGCAATGAAGCAAATCAAAAATCAATCGCTGTAATTGAAGGAAAATTCAATCCCAGCGTCGATGTTTTGATTCCAACTTATAACGAACCAACTTTTATATTGCGAAGGACAATTATTGGCTGTCAGGCTTTAGAATATGACAATAAAACTATTTATCTGTTAGATGATACTCGTCGTCCGGAAATGAAAGCTTTAGCTCAAGAATTGGGATGCGAGTATATTAGCAGACCGGATAATCGTCATGCAAAAGCCGGTAATTTGAATCATGCATTAACTAAAATAGATGGAGAACTTATTGTAGTATTCGATGCGGATTTTATTCCTACATCAAACTTTTTAACTCGTACAGTAGGCTTTTTCCAAGATGAAAAATTAGCCTTAGTACAAACACCGCAAAGCTTTTATAATGCTGACCCCATAGCCCATAATCTCGGTTTAGAAAATGTAGTCACTCCAGAAGAAGAAGTCTTTTACAGACAAATTCAACCGATAAAAGATAGTGCGGGTAGTGTAGTTTGTGCTGGAACTTCCTTTGTTGTTAGACGCAGTGCTTTAGAAAAAGCTGGTGGTTTTATCACTGAATCTCTTAGCGAAGATTATTTTACAGGAATTAATTTATCAGCGAAAGGTTACAAACTTATATATTTAGATGAAAAGCTTAGTGCTGGTTTAGCTGCTGAAAATATTGGCGCACATGCAACGCAACGCATTAGATGGGCACAAGGTACTTTACAAGCGTTTTTTATTAAATCAAATCCTTTGACAATCAAAGGATTGCGACCGTTACAAAGATTAGCTCATTTAGAAGGATTACTCAACTGGTTTTCTAGTATTTCCCGCGTCGGCTTTTTATTAATGCCTTTAGCGTATTCTTTTTTAGGCATTATCCCCATACAGGCAACTGTAGAAGAAGCACTTTATTTTCTATTACCTTTTTACCTGACTCAATTGATGGTATTTTCTTGGTTAAATTCTCATTCTCGTTCTGCAATTTTATCGGAGATATACAGTATAGCTTTAGCATTTCCCCTGGCATTAACTGTAGTTAAAGTAATGCTCAATCCGTTTTCCAAAGGTTTTAAAGTTACACCCAAAGGGAACGCTAGTAATAAATTTTATTTCAATTGGAATTTAGCCTTACCTTTAATTATCTTATTCATCGGTAATGCTGTGAGCTTATGGCGCAACTTGGGAATGTGTTTGGCATTATTATGGCAGCAAGTAAGCACTCCTCAAGTAGTAGAGCATTTTAAAGGCTTAGATTTAGGATGGATATGGAGTATTTACAACTTGATATTAATTGGAATTGCCTTATTAATATTACTTGATGCACCCAAAGCCGACGTTTACGAATGGTTTGACTTGAGACGAGTAGTACGTCTAGATATCGGCGACAAAACAGCTTGGGGAGTAACCACAATGATTTCCGAAGTTGGTGCAGAAATTGCATTGACTCAACAAATACCAATGGAATTAATTCCCAATCAATCGGTAAAGCTAGAAATAGCCGAAGACAATTTACAGTTAAATGCTGAAATTATACGCACCAGCATCAAAGACGAATTTCTCACAATTCGAGTTAAGTTTCCCCTAGTTAGCGTACCTCAACATCGCCGCTTGGTAGAAATGTTATTCTGTCGTCCCGGACAATGGAAGCGTAGATGTACCCCCGGCGAATTGCAATCATTTATACTCTTGTTCAAAATATTGCTCAAACCGCGAATCTTATTCGATAGAAATGTTGATGTCAGTGCAATAGCAGTTTCCAAAGTTTGAAGTTTGTTCGTAGTTGCGCTTCAGCGCTTCCGAAAAGAAGCGCTATGAACGCAGTTTTCTCGTTAGCTTAACGTCTCTCGGAGAGTAAGCCCAACTACGAACATAATAAGCTATTTAACAATTTTGAAATAATATAGACTACAATTGTAATACTGTTTGAATTACAAGGAGGATTGAATATGAATGAACTTGCAAGCCGAGAGATTGTGACGCAACAAAACCGACACAAAGCGCAAGGATTATCATATTCGGTTTTAAAATCGGTTTCTCTTCGATAGATAATCTTAATAAAACCGAATTCCTAGTTGCTGCGCTTTGTACAAAACAAAAAGCACCAATTAAGGAAACCAATGAATTTAGAATATTTAGGTTGGAACGATTTTTTTGCTTCCAGCTTTGAGTCATTACGTCAACAAGAATTGACGGTAGCTAGAGTTGCTATCGAACATCGAAATACTTATATTCTCCATAGCGAAATTGGCGAAGTGCCCGGGGAAGTCACGGGTAAATTTCGCCACAATGCAATCCAAGCGCAAGACTTTCCAGCAGTAGGGGATTGGGTTGTAATTAGTCTCAGAGAATCAGAAAAAAATGCGGTAATTCACAGTGTTTTACCTAGAAAAAGTAAATTTTCTCGTCAGAGCATAGGTGCAATAACAGAAGAACAAATAGTTGCAGCCAATGTTGATACGGTATTTCTAGTTTCGGGGTTAGATGGTGATTTTAATCCCAGAAGAATTGAACGCTATTTAATATTGGCTTGGGAAAGCGGTGCAAATCCAGTGATTTTATTGAATAAAGCAGATTTATGTCAAAACATAGAAGACTGCTTAAATCAAGTTGAAAATATTGCTTTGGGTGTACCGATAATAACAATTAGTGCAGCTAATTCTCAAGGATTGGAAGCACTTCAAACCTATTTGCAACCGGGAAAAACTGTTGCTTTATTGGGTTCATCTGGTGTGGGTAAATCAACAATTACCAATAAACTTAAAGGTGAAGCAATACAAGCAGTGAAAGCAGTACGTCAAGGTGATGATAGAGGTAGACATACAACAAGCCATCGCGAATTGATTTTACTACCAAACGGTAGCTTAATTATAGATACTCCAGGAATGCGAGAACTTCAAATTTGGGCAAGTGAAACCAGTTTGAGTTCAACTTTTGAGGACATTGAAAGCTTAGCTCAAGAATGTCGTTTTCGTAACTGTCAACATATCAAAGAGCCTGGTTGTGCGGTACAGCAAGCATTACAAGAAGGGAGGCTTAGTAATTCTAGATTTTTTAGCTACCAAAAATTACAGAAAGAGCTTGATTATCTCAGTCAAAAGCAAGACCAAAAAGTTTATTTAGATACTAAAAAGAGATGGAAAACAATCACTAAATCGATGAGAAATCATCACAAACGATATTAACCTGAATCTAGTTATAAAAATTAAGAGACGTAAAATTCCTACGTCTCTTAATCATTCAGGTATTTATTGCTTGTAATAAGTACTTAGACAAAATTAATTATATATTTGTCATTGCTTCCCTGGGATTTCTTGATGAATGCGAATGTAATCGGCTGATGTCTGAGCAAACTTAGGAACAAAATTAACCGAATTAGGCACAATCGCTTGCCAACTACCCAAAATGCCAATAAATAAACTTACACAATAAACGCTTGCCAGAATTACTTTAGTTATCCGCTTGCTATAAAAGCAATGGTATCTTTCAATTAAATTTTTTACTAGTAAATATCTGCTGTTGAAAGGTAAATAGTGATAATCAAACTGCTGCAAATTTTTAAACAGGCAATATAAAATATTTTCTTGATTTGATGGTGGGTTAGTTCGGAAAGATTTGTGTAATTCAGAGTTTATCTTAGCAGCACGATAACTGTATATAATATTCAAGGCTAAGGGAATTGTAAGTACAAATAATGCCGGATGAGCGATTCCTAGTAAACTAATGATAATTGCTCCAAATGCTTTAAAAAATACATCACTATAGGGGAAACGAGAAAATAGTAAAATATCAACTATTTGTCCGCCATCAAGAGGGTAAATCGGTAGTAAATTAAATAGATTTAAGCAAATTAATATCCAGCTTGCCTGTTTTATCCAACTTGAATAGCTGGCATCTTTAAAGAAAATTGCTAACAAGATACCTAATATTAATCCTGGTAAAGGTCCAGCTAAAGATACACAAAACCTTTGAGTAATTGTAGCATCATCTTTACGAGCAGTAGCCACAGCACCGAGAAAAGGTAGAAAAAGTAAAGAACCATCTCGATATCCACAAAGTTTCATTGCGAATAAATGTCCACCTTCATGAATAATTAATGCTGCAATGAAAATGATTAAAGTCTGAGTACCAAAATATTTTGTGGAAGTAACTACAAATAAAATAAAACTACCTAATATCATCCAAGGACGCATTTTTTTATCGATAAGCCCTCGCTGCAATTTTTCCATGCGTCGAAATCCTTCGACTTCTAACTCTATAGGAATTTCTACAGCTAATTTAGTTTCGTTTTTAGCTTGTTCTCGACGCTGTTTGACAATATTCGCGCTTTGATTATTACCTTGAATAATTTTATGAGTTAGTTTTAAAGCTAATTTGCTATTTAAGCGAAATAAGTTTCTATTTGCACCAGGAGATATATATTTTAATTTGATTAACGAATTTAGATAATTTTGAAGATATACTTGAAGCGCTTGTATAAAAGCTTCTGGTGATAAAAGTTTTGGAATTTTATGTGTTTTTAATTGCCTTAACCTACCTTGGTGATACTGCCATTGTAAGGATGTTTGAGCAGTATAAAAATCTTGCATTATAAAGAACGGAATTTTACCGATTACCGTATTTCCTTTACCATTTGTTGTCACCAAACAAGTTTTATCTTTAAAAAAAGTATAAAACTCAATGTCAAATAAATTTAAAGGTTCTATAGGGTGTCGTATCCCAACTTTGGCATAGCAGTTGAAGGGTTCATTATAAAGTAATATCTCCGAAGCAGTATTCGGATAAACCTTGAGCATCGGTTTAACCTGCAAAAAACAGCATGGCTCAAAACCAAACTCTTGAAGCTCCTGAATGGGAACTAAAAACAACTTCTGTAGATAAGACGGAATATTTTCAACTACCTGCACTTGATAGCTTGGGTATTGCATCGTTACCTTACAAAGCTGTAAAAAGGTAACGATATAAGAAACACCATACAACAACGCATAAATTACAACAGGGTAAAGCAAATACTGCATACTATGTAACAAATAAAACCATACTTATCATTCCCAATATCGAACCTGGATTATCATTTTTCTTAGATAGTTTGTTTTACCTAAATCCTTCTATCTCCACAGGAATCAAACAAAAAGACATAACTAACTTCAAATATTTTCTTGATAAAGAAACTTGCTGTCCTACCATCACAAGCCACATGACCAAGCAAACACTGGGATTAGAAAATTACATATATCAATATTTACTATCAGTATCTATACGGGAACCGGACGTTTTAAAAAAATTACGTGAAGAAACCGCGAATCATCCCAGAAATATCATGCAAATTTCACCAGAGCAAGGACAGTTTATGGCTTTGCTGGTGCAGTTAATGGGAGCCAAGAAAGCTTTAGAAATCGGTGTCTTTACAGGTTATAGTTCTCTGGTAGTTGCCCTAGCATTACCACCAGAAGGTAAGATGGTTGCCTGCGATATTAGCGAAGAGTATACATCTATAGCCCGTCGTTACTGGGAACAAGCAGGAATCGCCGACAAAATCGATTTGCGTATAGCACCGGCGATCGCCACTCTCGACAAATTAATTGCAGAAGGTGAAACGGATACCTTTGACTTTGTCTTCATAGATGCAGATAAAAGCAGCTACGATGATTATTACGAAAGAGCATTAAAATTAATTCGTCCTGGTGGATTAATCGCCATTGATAACGTATTGTGGTACGGAAAAGTGGCAGATTCACAAATTCAAGATAATAGAACCAAAAAAATCCGCGCTTTAAACGAAAAAATTCATCAAGACGAGCGAGTCACCATCAGCATGGTACCGATTGCGGATGGTTTGACATTGGCAAGAAGAAAAGGTTAGAGGTTAAAGGTCAAAGGTTAAAGGTTAAAGGTGAAGAGCTAGGGCGTGTTTTCAAACCCCAACCGCTCTGGGGCTAAAGCCTGGAGCTACAGCTACAAAGCCCCCAAAGGGCTAAAAAAACCAGATTTTTCTAGTCCGCGCAGGCGGACTTTGTAGGTATAGCCTCACCCTATAAGGGTGAGGAGTACTTTGAAAACACGCCCTAGGAGTTATGAATTTTTCTTCCCCCTCTTCCCCCTCTCCCCCTCTCACTCCTCACGCTGTCGCTTCTTCTCCTGCATCTTGGCTTTTTTATCTTCAGTGAGATGATCGAAACAGTAGGGGCAGGAAATTCCTTCTTCGTATTTGGATGAAGCTTTATCATCGTCGGAAATCGGATGCCCGCAACTGGGGCACATATCGTAGGAACCGGGTTCTAAACCGTGACGCACGGCTACACGTTGGT comes from Rivularia sp. PCC 7116 and encodes:
- a CDS encoding formylglycine-generating enzyme family protein, with the translated sequence MVNQIHLHSFSFEVVTVNRRGEIILRETKQANCFTETICSDVESKSIGLDMVYIPGGTFIMGSTDEEVEYAIRQVNFDFIYNTEKPHHQVTVPSFFIGKYSVTQQQWRAVAALPKVNRDLEPTNLRDNLPVEDASWYDAVEFCDRLSQHTGKPYRLCSEAEWEYACRAGTTTPQRGSSVAPGGNPHDRADSPFHFGETMTTDLGNTRCDDTFADEPHGTIERGQTTPVGSLGGANNFGLYDMHGNVLEWCLDDWHDNYQGAPTDGSPWFDSNEPLAQKQGEAVMRSGSWNSVYPTCRSASRSYGDRKDNALCNNDLPNKDFGFRIACGVENLSETF
- a CDS encoding DUF4277 domain-containing protein, which produces MREDVGSDYINDDQIARFMNKLYKYELNNLFIEIVLSVIGLTQAANFVVGYCDTLSNVERSNKVFSVTHHPSTVTIAAIPE
- a CDS encoding ATP-binding protein, with product MKLDFNSLRLRLTAGVAAFSILGLGSLASWTGWRMQQILIENHKKNIEEIATTIPRDAELYSKMASREQALSQAIKNIDTNNTFLWVESAENQILAKSNTLMNSSPTQENQLIALKNIPIKPKVIQLGNRYFVFCSDSLKISGKQIGYISVAQDITRDQTMFVAMMQGVGATSIFVIVIMAGAIAFYVKRSLKPLSQLSQMTEVISADDLGKAQLYLEKAPTEVKQLAETCNMMLARLSDSWEKERQFVSNVSHELRTPLTIVHGYLQSVLRRQQNLTEIQKEALETAASEADNTIGLLQDLLELARADHGNLHLNIENCILNDVVTEVVDMADKCSERNIKVEASTEIIEVKADYTRLKQVLLNLIDNAVKYSEAGTPITLKVTRKEEEGCVQVCDVGYGIPLQHQSRIFERFYRVDEARNRAGGTGLGLSIVKTLVEGMGGKVSVRSKLSEGSVFTVCLPV
- a CDS encoding DUF4079 domain-containing protein; the encoded protein is MELSDFVTLIHPAIAVVFVFPLIGNVVNLAWAARQRRLQTKAKVKSKIPAVSGAEHKRLGDWLTGSVVGLTLLGVGHPIVENIIKQELLSKSPFQVVFLFLLFAATIASLVFLYKAKEKKWRAIFATLTGMGIVILGCQDGVFRRTNEWYWSHYYYGIAASLLMVFSLAIVPEIYRDKSNKWRIIHTAVNTFALLLFIGQGMTGVRDLLEIPLSWQKPFVFQCDFVNKTCS
- a CDS encoding DM13 domain-containing protein, whose protein sequence is MKFKYAAVLSIVTLLSVGCANVESQSQQPENQPQAETVAETPAAGNVKSSGAFIDAEHPTKGTASIVTENGKKYIQFDEKFKSDNGPDLFVILHKDDKLPITGIKEADYVSIAPLKSTNGAQKYEVPENVDVSNFKSVAIWCRKFNATFGYAVLKA
- a CDS encoding glycosyltransferase, translating into MTITQSNQAKYRRNLRKSQFKIRIATLFLSGVVILSAIIVAAWFAGEDKINAIFAQINFLQRNPPMWLEAPMVTGKYLLAPTVALLLTVWAVIKASPQPRVWSRRLVVGILLLLTVRYVVWRSLSTLNLNTPLNGAFSLGLFCLEMLVLCSATIQLFLMLNVKERRNEANQKSIAVIEGKFNPSVDVLIPTYNEPTFILRRTIIGCQALEYDNKTIYLLDDTRRPEMKALAQELGCEYISRPDNRHAKAGNLNHALTKIDGELIVVFDADFIPTSNFLTRTVGFFQDEKLALVQTPQSFYNADPIAHNLGLENVVTPEEEVFYRQIQPIKDSAGSVVCAGTSFVVRRSALEKAGGFITESLSEDYFTGINLSAKGYKLIYLDEKLSAGLAAENIGAHATQRIRWAQGTLQAFFIKSNPLTIKGLRPLQRLAHLEGLLNWFSSISRVGFLLMPLAYSFLGIIPIQATVEEALYFLLPFYLTQLMVFSWLNSHSRSAILSEIYSIALAFPLALTVVKVMLNPFSKGFKVTPKGNASNKFYFNWNLALPLIILFIGNAVSLWRNLGMCLALLWQQVSTPQVVEHFKGLDLGWIWSIYNLILIGIALLILLDAPKADVYEWFDLRRVVRLDIGDKTAWGVTTMISEVGAEIALTQQIPMELIPNQSVKLEIAEDNLQLNAEIIRTSIKDEFLTIRVKFPLVSVPQHRRLVEMLFCRPGQWKRRCTPGELQSFILLFKILLKPRILFDRNVDVSAIAVSKV
- the rsgA gene encoding ribosome small subunit-dependent GTPase A; this translates as MNLEYLGWNDFFASSFESLRQQELTVARVAIEHRNTYILHSEIGEVPGEVTGKFRHNAIQAQDFPAVGDWVVISLRESEKNAVIHSVLPRKSKFSRQSIGAITEEQIVAANVDTVFLVSGLDGDFNPRRIERYLILAWESGANPVILLNKADLCQNIEDCLNQVENIALGVPIITISAANSQGLEALQTYLQPGKTVALLGSSGVGKSTITNKLKGEAIQAVKAVRQGDDRGRHTTSHRELILLPNGSLIIDTPGMRELQIWASETSLSSTFEDIESLAQECRFRNCQHIKEPGCAVQQALQEGRLSNSRFFSYQKLQKELDYLSQKQDQKVYLDTKKRWKTITKSMRNHHKRY
- a CDS encoding site-2 protease family protein, producing MQYPSYQVQVVENIPSYLQKLFLVPIQELQEFGFEPCCFLQVKPMLKVYPNTASEILLYNEPFNCYAKVGIRHPIEPLNLFDIEFYTFFKDKTCLVTTNGKGNTVIGKIPFFIMQDFYTAQTSLQWQYHQGRLRQLKTHKIPKLLSPEAFIQALQVYLQNYLNSLIKLKYISPGANRNLFRLNSKLALKLTHKIIQGNNQSANIVKQRREQAKNETKLAVEIPIELEVEGFRRMEKLQRGLIDKKMRPWMILGSFILFVVTSTKYFGTQTLIIFIAALIIHEGGHLFAMKLCGYRDGSLLFLPFLGAVATARKDDATITQRFCVSLAGPLPGLILGILLAIFFKDASYSSWIKQASWILICLNLFNLLPIYPLDGGQIVDILLFSRFPYSDVFFKAFGAIIISLLGIAHPALFVLTIPLALNIIYSYRAAKINSELHKSFRTNPPSNQENILYCLFKNLQQFDYHYLPFNSRYLLVKNLIERYHCFYSKRITKVILASVYCVSLFIGILGSWQAIVPNSVNFVPKFAQTSADYIRIHQEIPGKQ
- a CDS encoding class I SAM-dependent methyltransferase, yielding MTKQTLGLENYIYQYLLSVSIREPDVLKKLREETANHPRNIMQISPEQGQFMALLVQLMGAKKALEIGVFTGYSSLVVALALPPEGKMVACDISEEYTSIARRYWEQAGIADKIDLRIAPAIATLDKLIAEGETDTFDFVFIDADKSSYDDYYERALKLIRPGGLIAIDNVLWYGKVADSQIQDNRTKKIRALNEKIHQDERVTISMVPIADGLTLARRKG